The following is a genomic window from candidate division WOR-3 bacterium.
AGCGACTTAATAAGATTGGTTTCAATATTACACCGGAACTCATAATGAATGCCTTCAATAATTACTTGGGCACAATCCTGAATGGTCTGCTCCAAACCGTTTTTCAAATCGGTCAGGGTGTGAAAGGTATCGTGCTGTTAATTTACAATTACATTCTTATCCCCATCATTACTTATCTCCTGCTCAATGACCGGGAAAAAATCAAGGCATGGATAGAGAGCCAATTATCCGAATCCGAACGGAATAGTTTCAATTTATTGCTAAAGAAATTGAATATCAGTCTTGCTCGGTATTTTCGTGGGCAGTTTTTGATGATGATCATTGTAGGTTTTATCATTGGTTTTTTTCTTTGGCTCTTAGGAGTTAGATACTATGTCATTCTGGGTATCACCGCAGCTTTTTGTAACCTCATCCCTAATGTAGGATTTATAATAAGCCTCATTATAGCCCTGGTGATGGGCTTTTTGACACCTCCCTATATGATTACCATTGTCAAGGTGGTGGCGGTCTATCTTGGGGAGCAGTTGCTCGAAAATCTTCTATTAGGCCCACTCATCATCGGTAAGGCAGCACAGCTCCACCCAGCAGTGGTTATGTTGGCTTTGATTCTGTGTGGAACAGCCGGTGGGTTTTGGGGATTGGTCCTGGCAATACCTATCCTTATCTTTGCCCGTGAATTATTAAATCACTTATTGGATTTTAAACTGTAGATATTCTAATCGGGAATTATCCCGCTTCAACTTCAGTAGCTTTTTCCGGGAGTAACTCTACTTTCTGAAAATCTCTAAAACCGGTTCCAGCCGGAATGATTCTTCCTACAATTACATTTTCTTTTAATCCTTCCAGATAATCAGTCTTTCCTTCAATTGCCGCATCGGCGAGGACCTTTGCAGTTTCCTGGAATGAGGCGGCAGAGAAGAAAGATTCACTGGAAAGGGCGGCACGGGTTATACCTAATAGGACCGGACGATAGGTTGCGGGTTTTACCTGTTCGCCTTCTGAATTGGACAACAACTTCTGGTTTTGCTCAATCACACGTCTTTTGTCCACGATTTCACCACTCACAAAGCGTGTTGTTCCTGGATCTTCAATTTTCACCTTTTGTAACATCTGACGCACGATGACTTCAATATGTTTATCATCAATCTTCACATCCTGGATACGGTAAACCTCCAGGATTTCGTTGACCAGGAATCGCTGGGTTTCCATTGGTCCTTTTATGCGCAGAATGTCATGGGGATCGATTGGTCCTTCACATAACGGGTCACCGGCTTTTACCTGTTCACCAGAGTGGACCTTTAAATAACGTGAGGTAGGAATTTTATAAACCTTTTTCTCGCCTACCTCGGGTGTTACTGTGACTATCCAGGTTCCTTTTTCTTCTTCTACATCAACAATTCCGTCAATTTCTGAGACCACCGCCGCATCTTTTACATACTTTGCTTCAAAGAGTTCTTCGACTCGGGGTAGGCCACCGGTGATATCCTTGCTTTTACCGATCTCCTTGGGAATTCGGGCAATCATCGTGCCCGGAGTAATCTTTTCATCCTTTTTAACCATGAGATAGGCACCAGCCGGGATGGAGAAACTTTTTATCTCTTTATCTGTCTCAGGATCGCAGATGATAATCTTAGGATGGAGCTTTCGCATACGGTCTTCCACGATTATCGCCTGTTTACCACCGGATCTTTCATCCACCCAGTTCTCCTGGAGCGTCAATCCCAGTTCGATATCCTTGTATTTAACTTTACCGCCGACCGGAGAGATTATGGGGATGGAATAAGGATCCCAGATAAATAGGATATCACCTTCATTTACTACTTGTTTGTCTTTGACAAAAATGGTGGCACCTGTAGGGATATTATAGGTTATCCGCCGGAGTACTTTATCCTTGGACTTATTTTTATCCCTTGCTATTTCTTTTAAAATTATGCGTCCCTTATCGTTCAGGCTAACCAGTTTGCCTTCTACATTTTGCACTGCAGAAATTTTTTCAAAAATTATTTCACCATCAAAATCAGCATAGCGTTCGGTGCTTTCAGCAATGCGCAATGCGGCTCCACCCACATGGAATGTTCTCAGGGTAAGCTGGGTTCCGGGTTCACCGATCGACTGGGCTGCCATGATACCCACGGCTTCGCCGAGTTCTACCATCCGACCGGTCGCAAGGTTTCGACCATAACATTTAGCACAGAGCCCAACCGGTGCTTCGCAGGTAAGGATTGACCGGACTTTCACCCGGTCAATACCCCGTTTTTCAATGATTTCGGCCTTTTCATCAGTAATCTCCTCACCCGCCTTGACGATTACCTCATTATTGATCGGGTCAACCACATCAATCAACGCTACCCTACCTTTAATCCTTTCGCTCAAAGGCTCCACGATTTTTTCACCTTCTTTCAATGCGGTGATTTCCTGTCCCATTATCGTTCCACAATCCTCCATGGTTATTGTAACATTCTGGGCGACATCAACCAGCCGGCGAGTTAGATAGCCAGCATCCGCAGTTTTCAAAGCTGTATCAGCCAATCCTTTGCGTGCACCGTGGGTGGAGATGAAGTATTCAAGAACTGAGAGTCCTTCTTTACAGGAAGATTTTATCGGGGTTTCGATTATCTGGACAGCACTTACCTTCCGCTGGGGTTTGGACATCAAACCTCTCAGTCCACATATCTGGTTTGCCTGATTGCGGGAACCACGGGCACCGGATTCCACCATCATGTATAAAGGATTGAATCCGAAACGGTCTTCGCCCAGTTCTTTGATCAGTTCATCTTCAATATCGCTGGTAACTCTGGTCCAGGTATCAATAACTTTGTTGTAGCGTTCGGTTTCGGATATCAAACCTTTCTTGTGGGCACTGTTTATTTCTGAGACTTCGGCCAATCCTTCATTCCAGATTTTTTCTTTATTTTTCGGACTTTTCATATCATCAATGCCGATCGTCAATCCGGAACGGGTCGCATATTCAAATCCCAGATCCTTCAGGTTATCAAGCAATTCTACGGTCTTGGCGGTTCCAAATTTATTTAAACACTCATCAACGATTGCAGTGATTTTTTTCTTGGTGAGCGTTTCATTCTTAAAACGCATCTCCTCAGGAAGAATCTGGTTGAAGATTACCCTGCCGGGCGTGGTTTCAATCTTTTTGCCCATGAACTTATAAATGATTTTATCATGCAGGGAAAGGTAATTATTTTCGAGAGCAAAGTTGATTTCATCGACATCATCATAAATTTTCAATGGCCCTTCCGATTGTGGCTTTTCCTTTGTGAGATAGTGAAGTCCGATGACAATATCCTGAGTAGGATGCATTAAAGCACGACCATTTGCCGGGCTACGGATGTTGTGAATAGAAAGCATGAGCAGGTAGGATTCCATGATTGCTTCCGGAGAGAGGGGGATGTGGACACTCATTGTGTCACCATCGAAATCTGCATTATAAGGAACACAGACAAGCGGATGGATTGCAATCGCTCTGCCTTCTTTTAGAACCGGCAGAAATGCCATGATGGAGACACGATGTAGGGTAGGTGCTCGGTTAAGCAATACCGGATGTTCTTTTATTACTTCTTCCAGAATTTCATACACTTCTGCCGAACGCGAACGCACAAGCCGGCGGGCACTCCGTTCAGAGTCAACAACTCCACGTTCTTCAAGTTTTCGGATAATCATCGGTTTGAATAATTCCAGTGCCATTTCCTTGGGTAAGCCACATTCATAGAGGCGGAGTTTGGGGTCTACAACGATGACGGAACGTCCCGAATAATCCACTCGCTTACCGAGCAGGTTCCTCCGAAATCTGCCTTGTTTACCCTTCAGGGCATCGGCAAGGGATTTCAGAGGTCGATTGCCGCGACCTTTAATCGGGCGGGTTCGCCGGGAATTGTCCAATAGGGCATCGACGGCATCTTGAAGC
Proteins encoded in this region:
- the rpoC gene encoding DNA-directed RNA polymerase subunit beta', with the translated sequence MKHNPPDLIDLSDFIGIKLSLASPETILSWSKGEVTRADTINYRTQRPEKDGLFCEKIFGPVKDYECACGKYKKAKYRGTVCDRCGVEVLPASVRRERMGHIDLAVPVAHIFFYKIPPSKIGLLLDLTINQLERILNYEDYIVVEPGNSPYPKGRVINEEEYHEAKTKYEGFRADTGGQPIYDLLKEIDLDNLASDLRVKLDKETLEARRIKLINKLKLVEALRESGNRPEWMMLTRIPVIPPDLRPLVALEGGRYATSDLNDLYKRVITRNNRVKALLSGIKTPEVIVRNEKRMLQDAVDALLDNSRRTRPIKGRGNRPLKSLADALKGKQGRFRRNLLGKRVDYSGRSVIVVDPKLRLYECGLPKEMALELFKPMIIRKLEERGVVDSERSARRLVRSRSAEVYEILEEVIKEHPVLLNRAPTLHRVSIMAFLPVLKEGRAIAIHPLVCVPYNADFDGDTMSVHIPLSPEAIMESYLLMLSIHNIRSPANGRALMHPTQDIVIGLHYLTKEKPQSEGPLKIYDDVDEINFALENNYLSLHDKIIYKFMGKKIETTPGRVIFNQILPEEMRFKNETLTKKKITAIVDECLNKFGTAKTVELLDNLKDLGFEYATRSGLTIGIDDMKSPKNKEKIWNEGLAEVSEINSAHKKGLISETERYNKVIDTWTRVTSDIEDELIKELGEDRFGFNPLYMMVESGARGSRNQANQICGLRGLMSKPQRKVSAVQIIETPIKSSCKEGLSVLEYFISTHGARKGLADTALKTADAGYLTRRLVDVAQNVTITMEDCGTIMGQEITALKEGEKIVEPLSERIKGRVALIDVVDPINNEVIVKAGEEITDEKAEIIEKRGIDRVKVRSILTCEAPVGLCAKCYGRNLATGRMVELGEAVGIMAAQSIGEPGTQLTLRTFHVGGAALRIAESTERYADFDGEIIFEKISAVQNVEGKLVSLNDKGRIILKEIARDKNKSKDKVLRRITYNIPTGATIFVKDKQVVNEGDILFIWDPYSIPIISPVGGKVKYKDIELGLTLQENWVDERSGGKQAIIVEDRMRKLHPKIIICDPETDKEIKSFSIPAGAYLMVKKDEKITPGTMIARIPKEIGKSKDITGGLPRVEELFEAKYVKDAAVVSEIDGIVDVEEEKGTWIVTVTPEVGEKKVYKIPTSRYLKVHSGEQVKAGDPLCEGPIDPHDILRIKGPMETQRFLVNEILEVYRIQDVKIDDKHIEVIVRQMLQKVKIEDPGTTRFVSGEIVDKRRVIEQNQKLLSNSEGEQVKPATYRPVLLGITRAALSSESFFSAASFQETAKVLADAAIEGKTDYLEGLKENVIVGRIIPAGTGFRDFQKVELLPEKATEVEAG
- a CDS encoding AI-2E family transporter, with the translated sequence MLIAKVFLPIGLLFLILIILWPQRKEKGAKELFGATILFLLLYIIIRYFSILLPFIIGAGVSYIIAPLIDSLERRKIPRVIAILSVLIPLLAIVPAVLFLLASNLINELRFLITRIPEFVDQSKLLINSLVERLNKIGFNITPELIMNAFNNYLGTILNGLLQTVFQIGQGVKGIVLLIYNYILIPIITYLLLNDREKIKAWIESQLSESERNSFNLLLKKLNISLARYFRGQFLMMIIVGFIIGFFLWLLGVRYYVILGITAAFCNLIPNVGFIISLIIALVMGFLTPPYMITIVKVVAVYLGEQLLENLLLGPLIIGKAAQLHPAVVMLALILCGTAGGFWGLVLAIPILIFARELLNHLLDFKL